Part of the Parambassis ranga chromosome 16, fParRan2.1, whole genome shotgun sequence genome, AGATCAAACTGAAACCATCACAGATTGTAACATATTGTTCCGTATGCCTCAGACAACACAAACTGCCTAATTTCTGATGCACTCCTGAATCAAAAACCGTTTCCAACATCACACTCTTGGATTTATGCACTCCTCCCTGCTGTAGTTAAAGATTACTGCTCAGGCCCAGTAttacttttaacatttttagtGATAGTAAGCATTaagacatggctgctgctggtcATCTGTTCGTGTGAGAACCCTTTTAACACTTTTACCCTCTGACTTATCTCTGGGAGGCAGGGCGGCAGATTGATTGCTGGATGAGAGTATGTATATTTAGAGCTGATATAGTGCAGGACTGTATATCAGTTCAGACAACTGTTGTTTTGTCTCAGAGGGGTTCCTAGAAAAAGGATGTGCACTTTAGATCGCCGTTTGCGTGTGCCATGTGTTTGCCGTTTTGGATTCAGGTCTGAGCCTGGGATTAGATGTAAGGGGAACGTAAATGCATCGACTGCAGATAtttgctggttggtacagttagATTAAAGCTTTTTAAATTACCTGGTGCCAAGACCATTTTTGATTGACCCGAGTGTTAGCTGCCTGATTCTGACTGGCTCTTGGTTGACTGTCAGCCCCAATAACCTGCGTTCTCTGACTGAAAATCTGTTAGGGATCTGTTTGAAGTAAACAGTGAGTAAATGTTCAAACAAAGATTTTTGGCCTAAGATTAAGCTGGAAGCTTTAATCCCTATTTGTTGGAATGGTAAAGTGCTGGTATGTTTATGACTGTCGGTGGAAATGCCTGCAATTTGACAATGTCGACAAATCCCAGTTTTTATGTCCTCATTAAAATTCATATGTGGTTGGAAacaatttctgtttttatgtgatGGTACGGCATGCTGTTCTGTTACCTACATCGATGTGACTGttcctttctctctgtttaactTTTGTTTCCACAGTTAGCACCGAGGGGCCACCATCTTGCCCCAAAGGCTGTGACCGATGCTCTGAGTATAATGGCTGCATTAAATGTAAGCCCAAGCTCTTCATCTTCCTGGAGCGTAATGACATCCGTCAGATAGGCGTGTGCCTCGCCTCCTGTCCTGTGGGATACTTCGGCATGAGGAACCCAGAGGGAAACAACCGATGCACTCGTGAGTTTTACTTTGTGTGAAATATGATGTCAGTGGTACATCAGTAAGATGGGTAGGCACTTTACATTTGTACATACACGTTGAGTAGAAGGTTAAACCATTTTGAGTATGACATTTTTCCTAACCTTAACAGTCCCTCTTATAACAGTAAACATATAATATGGTTGTTAGTGGATAAGATGCAGTCTTTTCTCTTAGtggaaaaagacaaaacaggGTTAATCCCAGCAAAATATTTGCTGAATGTCCAAataatttttaaataaactgctCTTCCTTATTGTTATTAGCAGGCTTGGCTTGTTTTGGTGAAAAACTCACCAGACTTACTAACCTTAGTGGTTCTAGTGTGGCACTGGTCCTGCACTTTTATGCTGAGCAGTGCCAGCAGCTCCGCCTGTTGTCTGTTTCCTCTTATGTGTGGGCAGAAAACAGGATTGGAACAAAATCCCAACAAAAACAGTGCTAATGCATTGTTGttcgtctgttttttttaagaggaTGTCTTTGTTTTCTATTTGGCCTTCGTGTTCTGGGTTCATGCTAGGTCACAATCTGTGTTTGTAATGCTTTTACTTGTACCTGTCTACATACGTGGTTTCCAGAGAAACAGATAAGGAGAATTTTCTGTGAGCTGGGGTGAAATGTCTCTTAATCATCTTTCCAGTcagtttaaaataatttaaaagataATGAGGGCTGACTTCTTCTGACATTATTACCACATGCTTAATGGCATTCAATCACATTTATTGCTTTGAGTCATTGTTACATAGATGATTAATGCCTTAAAACATTCATCTCTATGTCTATTTTCCAACCATTCAGACTTCAGATTTTTTGATTCCCAAAAGTTTGAGGAAAACGTCTGAGCTCATATATTTCCTATGGTTGTATGAGGCAGGTATGGATAGTTCTGCATTTAtatcaatgtttttatttttgatgacATCACAAAAGGGTTTGTTAGATCATAGAAAATGTAAATCAGTGTTTCATAAGCCCAATGCAGATAAAAGTTATAACCCTGCTCCTCATAGGATATTATAAATCCAGTATATATTTTAGTGAAAAATATTAGATTGTTGCGTTtgtatgtgttgttcgggatgCAGCATTCTTTCCTTCTTTGTTGCAGCGAGGGCTGACTTTCCTCTGCAAATTCTTTTTGGAGGCCCTCAGTGGCTAACCTGGGTTATTATCCAATCATCTGACTTTATACATGTCATCCCAGAATGTCTTGTTAGCAACATTTGTCTTACATTATAGGGCTACAAATGTCAGTACTGTCAAATTTAGCTGTCAGGGGCTTAAAAATAGTAATTGGGAGCAGGAGGCAGGAACATTATGGATCCCACTGAGGGATTCAGTGTTAGATCATTTCTGATCTTGGCATCAGACCAGCAGCAGAGTAGACACGTTTAGAACAGCATGTCTAGATCTGAGTGTATCTTACATGAAAAGACTAAAAAACGTAACTTTAACGAATTTGACTGTTTTTGTCAGATGCAATGAACTATTATAACAGGATACATCTTTAATGATGAAACGAAATCATTCCATGTCTGTTTTTGTTAACTAATTTTCAAGCCATCGGTGGTTTGAGTAGATTTTAATGAACTTAAGTTGTGGAGAAGCCCACTCTTAAGAAACCCACTGTAACGATAGACTCCTGGCTGTACTTATTCACACCCGGCTTCCAAACAAACAAGGCCTGTGGTGCATGTGTTTTTAGAAGGACAGAGTCACCCCCACTAAACAGAGCCCATGTAATTTAATCTCTAATAAATCGAGGGAATAAAAATCAAGTTCCCTCTGTCCCCGTTCTCTCTTGAGAACTCTGAGTTAGAACAATGAATATTCTATTAGAAGaaacttgttttgtttccacTATAAGTTTTTGTCCTCgaccaaaaacaaacatttcaagTCAATGTATCAACATGATTTTAAACTGAACTAATccattttgactctgttttctcctgtgtttttgtctcttctgtgtttttcagaaTGTAAAATAGACAATTGTGAAGCGTGTTTCAATCGCAATTTTTGCACAAAATGTAAGGAGGGCTTGTATTCACACAGTGGCCGATGTTACGTCAGCTGCCCCCCGGGCCAGCGCACCGTCAATGAGAGCATGGAGTGTGTCGgtgagcttttttttaattattattattattctttttggTGGGGTGATAATACAAAAGTTACAATGTTCATTATGGGCAGAAAAAGGAATCAGAAGGAATCATCATACTGTCACCTTCCAATGTTTAAATCTTGATCCATGACACATGGCTGAAAACTATCTAAGCTTCAAATTGCGATATTTTATCTAAACCACTTTATtctacacatttaaaaaaataccaaaaagaAAAGTTTGCACAAACATTAAACGaatttcactgcactgcactccccAGTGTGACTAGTAAGTGGCTTGTAGAGGCTAATAAAACAGTAAATAGCCTATCTACAGACCATGGAGTCCCATCTTCCTCACTATTGGGGGCAATAAAAGTACTTGAAGACAACACGTTATTTACACCAAttctgtttgcttgtttgtaAAGTTTCTAATCAAAGAACTGGGCTGTACGTAGGGATGCAGTGCATGACTTTGCACTGAAAACTGAGCCCGCAGTCATCTTTTAAAAGCTCCACAAATGTAACACAAAACCTGACTTATCTACAGTACACTCAGCAACCGTAGAATTTGTTGCACTTTCAGGTTCCTTGCAACTTCCTCACTCTGTACTTCACTAGTGAAAGATCAAAAAGGCAAAATTGTTTTCAGATTTCTAAATTGCCTAAACTCATTATCCTGAGTTAGAACTGCTGAGCTGTgaaaagcagacagagaggctgtGAAACAAATGTGAGAAGTTTTAAGCTGCGGACCATTCACATTTGTTTCTGTTCCCAGGTCAGCGTGCTTCAGAGTGTGAACTGGGTGAGTGGAGCCAATGGGGTTCCTGCATTAAGAAGAACAAAACATGTGGATTTAAGAAAGGCTCCCAGTCCCGGGTTCGTGTACCGCCACCTCAGGTTCACAGTCCGGATGACTCCACTGCCCCTGCGCCCTCACACACCTGCGCTCCAGAGACCGAGAGGAGGAAATGTGTTGTGACCAAGGTGCCTTGTGCGAGAggtaaaacaaatacacaagccacatatgttttttttttaaatgcctcCACAGTTGATGTGATGGCTGATAGAACCATTACTCTACATTCAAAGGCCTGACTTCCTGCTAGTGTGTCTGTGACCTGCGGCGTGTTGATTGGGTTTGGTTTGGCAAAGAGCACAGAAGGATACCGAATCTCTTGACTTTTCAACATGTAAACAATAAACTTCATCTGCGAGCCAAGCAGATGAAGGGCGGACATTACGCACTGCGAATTTGGACAAGGATCAAGGAAGCTGGAAAGAGCTATTTGTTCTGAAGACCGCTGAAGCGCAAGGTTTACACGGCCATGACATGTTTGCTTGGgctcttttcacacacacacagcagcttgttCTCCAGCAGGTTAACAGTCACTCTCAGCAGTCACTGGCCATTATCAGCTTTCATAGCTGCTTATTAGTGGCTTTTGCCTGTTAAATGATGGATTAAAACAGCTATGATCCTAGTTATTTGCCTTTACATGTTCTGATCCTTTATAGTGAGGCAGAGAAATCAAAAGTGGTGCTCGGAGTATaaaaacaggaataaaaaaGGGAGCTGTTAGACCCTGGAATTTTACATTATCGTTGCCTTTAACTGCAGTGAAGAGTCATTTGGAAATGTGTTTGCCTCTAAATGTCCCCCTATATTATAATGCTTTGCATAATGTGCCTATTTTCACCGGGGCTGGAAGTGTGGTTTATTTACAAGGACTTAGAGAACGGCAAACGAGCAGTATTTAAAGTCTTTATTGGACAGTGGCACGCTTAGGGGATTTCAGGC contains:
- the rspo1 gene encoding R-spondin-1 produces the protein MQLGLVALAMFFLSSVGHSDVLKLSKARRQRRVSTEGPPSCPKGCDRCSEYNGCIKCKPKLFIFLERNDIRQIGVCLASCPVGYFGMRNPEGNNRCTQCKIDNCEACFNRNFCTKCKEGLYSHSGRCYVSCPPGQRTVNESMECVGQRASECELGEWSQWGSCIKKNKTCGFKKGSQSRVRVPPPQVHSPDDSTAPAPSHTCAPETERRKCVVTKVPCARERKNKGDRQDDANRKERENTRGRGRDGKDGSRGGEGGGGGGKRRKGHNRTTTAPSIMTSSVT